A segment of the Halovivax limisalsi genome:
GAACAGAGATGGTGGCCGGACGCTCCCATCAGTCTCTGCGCGCGACTGCCGGCTACGAAGTCACACTTATCCCCGGCCTCGATAATGCTCGCGTATGCCGAAGATCAGCGTCGAGATCCCCGGCGAACTCCTCGCCGATCTGGACGAGCACGTCGGGGACGACGGGAAGTACGTCAACCGCAGCGACGCCATCCGGGCGTCGATCCGCAAGAACCTGGACATCCTGGACGAGATCGACCAGCGCCACGGCCGGCTCGAAAACGAGGAGTGAGCCGGAGCCGAGCGTCAGATCGGTCGAGCTGACGGAACTGCGAGGCCGGAATCGTCGATCCGGAAGTTGTCTTACCGCAAACGTTTTCGACCGAACCGCCGAACGGTGGCGTATGGGGTTCGACACGGACGCGCTTCTGGGTCGCCTCGATCTGGATCTGATCGTCATCTTCGCGTTCGTTCTCGCGATCATCCTGATCAATCGGTCGCCGTACCTCCTGGCCGTCCTCGGCGGCCTCGTCTTCCTCGGGTGGGTCCTCGTCCAGCTCGGCGTCTTCGAGGACGACGCGGCGGACGAAACGACCGAATCCGAGGGCCCGCTCGAAGCGCTGCAGACGCGCTACGCCCGCGGCGAGATCGACGAGGCGGAGTTCGAACGACGCCTCGACCGAATCATGGAATCGACCGATGCCGTCGACCGACGGGGCGGGTCGGCGTCGGTCGATCCGGAATTGGATCGGCTCGAAACTGACAGCGGTGACGGAGACGCCGCGGTACGGCGGCCGGAGACCGAGCGGTCCTGATCAGGCTCGACGAGCGGCGGGCTGATCGGATTCCGTTCGGAAGTAGCCCGATTCAGGCGTCCTCGACGCGTTCTGCGAACCCGAAGGTCGGTTTGACGTCGTCGACGCGGACGGAGACCGTCTCGCCGGGCTCGGCGCCGGGGACGAAGAGTTTGAAGCCCTCGACGGTGGCGACGCCGTCGCCCTCGCTGCCCGAGTCGACGATATCGACCTCGTACGTCTCGCCGGGGCGAACCGGCGCCGTCAGGCGCCCGATTCCGAGCAGGTAGAGTTCCGACGACTCCGAGCGGGTCGCCTCGGGGACGGTCGCGCGGACGTACTGGAATTCGTTCTCCAGGTCGGTCCGGAAGTCGTCGACGTCAGGTCCCTCGAAGACCTTCGCC
Coding sequences within it:
- a CDS encoding SHOCT domain-containing protein → MGFDTDALLGRLDLDLIVIFAFVLAIILINRSPYLLAVLGGLVFLGWVLVQLGVFEDDAADETTESEGPLEALQTRYARGEIDEAEFERRLDRIMESTDAVDRRGGSASVDPELDRLETDSGDGDAAVRRPETERS
- a CDS encoding ribbon-helix-helix domain-containing protein; translation: MPKISVEIPGELLADLDEHVGDDGKYVNRSDAIRASIRKNLDILDEIDQRHGRLENEE